One genomic segment of Thermoleophilia bacterium includes these proteins:
- a CDS encoding polyprenyl synthetase family protein produces MSTVHARYPEHLRVRVDEYLDGLRFDVADPAEAAEARGTEGLAAAMRYSLLAGGKRIRPVLALATAEALGRDPADLMPAAAAIELVHTYSLIHDDLPAMDDDDLRRGLPTCHVTYGEDVAILAGDALFAEAVRLVCEEQGGGPAVQVGILRELSRATGVAGMVGGQYLDLKGAGVGGAEALAAMHALKTGRLMAVSVHVALVLAPPPPAQDVIYRAFAREVGLLFQIVDDILDVAGSEEELGKAVGADERMGKVTYTSLHGMDRARDLAAESRARALELLGHLDGPVDDLAAIADTAFSRQS; encoded by the coding sequence ATGAGCACGGTCCACGCCCGATACCCCGAGCACCTCCGCGTACGGGTTGACGAATACCTCGACGGGCTGCGGTTCGACGTGGCGGACCCCGCCGAGGCTGCCGAGGCCCGCGGCACCGAGGGTCTGGCCGCCGCCATGCGGTACTCGCTGCTCGCGGGAGGCAAGCGCATTCGCCCCGTCCTCGCGCTGGCGACCGCCGAGGCGCTGGGCCGGGATCCGGCCGACCTCATGCCCGCCGCCGCGGCGATCGAACTGGTGCACACCTACTCCCTCATCCACGACGACCTGCCCGCGATGGATGACGACGATCTCCGCCGTGGCCTTCCCACCTGCCATGTGACGTACGGCGAGGATGTGGCCATCCTCGCGGGTGACGCCCTGTTCGCGGAGGCCGTGCGCCTAGTGTGCGAGGAGCAGGGTGGTGGCCCCGCCGTCCAGGTGGGGATCCTTCGTGAGCTCAGCCGTGCCACGGGCGTTGCCGGGATGGTGGGCGGCCAGTATCTCGATCTCAAGGGAGCCGGGGTAGGTGGTGCGGAGGCCCTCGCCGCCATGCACGCCCTCAAGACCGGTCGGCTGATGGCCGTGTCGGTGCATGTGGCCCTCGTGCTGGCCCCGCCGCCCCCGGCTCAGGATGTGATCTACCGGGCGTTCGCGAGGGAAGTCGGCCTGTTGTTCCAGATCGTCGACGACATCCTCGATGTGGCCGGCTCGGAGGAGGAACTCGGCAAGGCCGTGGGCGCCGACGAACGCATGGGGAAAGTGACCTACACGAGCCTGCACGGTATGGACCGCGCCCGGGACCTCGCGGCCGAATCGCGGGCACGGGCACTGGAACTCCTCGGGCATCTCGACGGCCCGGTGGACGACCTCGCCGCCATCGCCGATACGGCCTTTTCGCGACAGAGTTAA